Proteins from a single region of Methanofollis sp.:
- a CDS encoding ORC1-type DNA replication protein, translating to MTHRPLMSDQTLFRDPALFEITHLPEVFNYRDTQLEDLAFALRPALRGVRPLNTVLRGIPGTGKTTAVRLLFAEIEEMTQAVVPVLVSCQTERTEYAVFSRIFLALSGHLPPPSGVSNVRVMAGVAHALAERGAVLVVCLDDVTRLIADGTLDSVLAPLLRMHEAWPGVRTGVVLTLSTPEADLSRALGPSTLSVLQASEVLFPPYTAAEVRGILADRVKAGVYPGVVPPAVLDLVVERTMASGDLRIGLDLVKRAVLTAEKEARTEVTAGDVLSAFAVSRHLHLAVAVEALAPAERAVLHAVLREEREGGPAIAGRVYDRLCGEMGYAAFSERLRKLETLRLVDLYVRPGRGRTREVVVREGVGEVVAPQAGVAEEEECRYETGEG from the coding sequence ATGACACACCGCCCCCTCATGAGCGACCAGACCCTCTTTCGCGACCCCGCCCTCTTCGAGATCACCCACCTCCCCGAGGTCTTCAACTACCGCGACACACAACTCGAAGACCTCGCCTTCGCCCTGCGGCCCGCCCTCCGCGGCGTCCGCCCGTTGAATACCGTGCTCCGCGGCATCCCCGGCACAGGGAAGACCACCGCGGTCAGGCTCCTCTTCGCCGAGATCGAGGAGATGACGCAGGCGGTCGTCCCGGTCCTCGTCTCCTGCCAGACCGAGAGGACGGAGTACGCCGTCTTCTCCCGGATCTTCCTCGCCCTCTCCGGCCACCTGCCCCCGCCGTCGGGCGTCTCGAATGTGCGGGTGATGGCCGGGGTCGCCCATGCCCTCGCAGAGAGGGGAGCGGTCCTCGTCGTCTGCCTGGACGACGTCACCCGGCTCATCGCCGACGGCACCCTGGACAGTGTCCTCGCCCCCCTCCTCAGGATGCACGAGGCCTGGCCGGGGGTGCGGACCGGCGTCGTCCTCACCCTCTCCACCCCTGAGGCCGACCTCTCCCGCGCCCTCGGCCCCTCCACCCTCTCTGTCCTCCAGGCCTCGGAGGTCCTCTTCCCGCCGTACACCGCGGCGGAGGTGCGGGGCATCCTTGCAGACAGGGTGAAGGCCGGGGTGTACCCCGGCGTCGTCCCGCCCGCCGTCCTCGACCTCGTCGTCGAGAGGACGATGGCCTCTGGCGACCTGCGGATCGGTCTGGACCTGGTGAAGAGGGCGGTGCTCACTGCGGAGAAGGAGGCGAGGACCGAGGTGACGGCCGGGGACGTGCTCTCGGCCTTTGCCGTCTCCCGGCACCTCCACCTGGCAGTGGCGGTGGAGGCGCTCGCCCCTGCGGAGAGGGCGGTGCTCCACGCCGTCCTGAGAGAGGAGAGGGAAGGCGGGCCGGCAATCGCCGGGCGGGTCTATGACCGCCTCTGCGGGGAGATGGGGTATGCGGCATTCTCCGAGAGGTTGCGGAAACTGGAGACCTTACGGCTGGTGGACCTGTACGTGCGGCCGGGGAGGGGGAGGACGCGGGAGGTCGTGGTGCGGGAGGGAGTCGGGGAGGTGGTCGCTCCTCAGGCGGGCGTGGCCGAGGAGGAAGAGTGCCGGTATGAGACAGGGGAGGGGTGA